A genomic window from Candidatus Bathyarchaeota archaeon includes:
- a CDS encoding 3-phosphoglycerate dehydrogenase encodes MSNHTILVCDNFGKEFLNRLSKFGKVLQSSDIDYNLPLEEVTVLVVRSKTKVNKNTVDVMKKLECVITATHGLDHIDQPYLAERGISFYNVPAQSYDVAQGVIAYILAHATNLVEGDRSMKQGQWKKTSLIGCRVTGKTLGVVGCGKIGREVARLGCALGMNVVVFDPCISDDGTVTLVCMEDLVKAADFISVNCPLTNGTRDLIGEKELAIMKDGVFLVNTARGGIINEKALLDALNAGKVGAALDVLVSKTPFEDEIASQLIQHESVIVTPHSIGQTYEAVQEKGEGVIKAIEDHISKNC; translated from the coding sequence ATGAGCAACCATACAATCTTAGTTTGCGACAACTTTGGTAAAGAATTCCTTAACCGATTATCTAAATTTGGAAAAGTACTTCAATCAAGCGACATCGATTATAATCTGCCCCTAGAAGAGGTAACTGTACTTGTTGTTCGCAGCAAAACAAAAGTCAACAAAAACACTGTTGACGTAATGAAAAAACTTGAGTGTGTAATTACAGCAACTCATGGTCTTGACCATATTGACCAACCCTACTTGGCAGAGCGCGGAATCAGTTTCTATAACGTTCCCGCCCAATCATATGATGTAGCCCAAGGAGTTATTGCATACATTCTTGCCCATGCAACAAACCTAGTCGAAGGAGATCGGTCAATGAAACAAGGTCAATGGAAGAAAACTTCATTGATTGGCTGCCGAGTCACAGGAAAAACTCTGGGCGTTGTTGGATGTGGAAAAATCGGACGTGAAGTCGCCCGTTTAGGATGTGCCTTGGGCATGAACGTTGTTGTGTTTGACCCTTGTATCTCTGATGATGGAACTGTTACTTTGGTTTGCATGGAAGACCTAGTCAAAGCTGCTGACTTCATTTCAGTTAACTGTCCCTTAACCAACGGAACCCGCGACCTGATTGGAGAAAAAGAACTCGCAATAATGAAAGACGGCGTGTTTTTGGTAAACACTGCCCGAGGTGGAATCATTAACGAAAAAGCATTGCTTGACGCGTTGAATGCTGGAAAAGTTGGAGCAGCTTTGGATGTTCTGGTTTCCAAGACTCCCTTTGAAGATGAAATTGCAAGCCAGCTAATTCAGCACGAAAGTGTTATAGTTACTCCTCACAGTATTGGACAAACCTACGAAGCTGTCCAAGAAAAAGGTGAAGGAGTCATCAAAGCAATCGAAGACCACATCTCCAAAAACTGTTAA